The window CACCGAGGAGAACCGACGCTTCTACCGCCAGCTGCTGCTGACTGCAGACGACCGTGTGAACCCCTGCATTGGGGGCGTGATCCTCTTCCACGAAACACTGTACCAGAAGGCAGATGATGGACGTTCCTTCCCCCAAGTTATCAAGTCCAAGGGTGGTGTTGTGGGCATTAAAGTAGACAAGGGCGTGGTGCCCCTGGCAGGAACCAATGGCGAGACCACCACCCAGGGGCTGGATGACCTGTCTGAACGCTGTGCCCAGTACAAGAAGGATGGAGCCGACTTCGCCAAGTGGCGCTGTGTGCTGAAGATTGGGGAACACACCCCTTCAGCCCTTGCCATCATGGAAAACGCCAATGTTCTGGCCCGTTACGCCAGCATCTGCCAGCAGAATGGCATTGTACCCATTGTGGAGCCCGAAATCCTCCCTGATGGGGACCATGACTTGAAGCGCTGCCAGTATGTAACCGAGAAGGTACTGGCTGCTGTCTACAAGGCTCTGAGCGACCACCATATCTACCTGGAGGGCACcttgctgaagcccaacatggtcACCCCAGGCCATG is drawn from Peromyscus eremicus chromosome 14, PerEre_H2_v1, whole genome shotgun sequence and contains these coding sequences:
- the LOC131924242 gene encoding fructose-bisphosphate aldolase A-like, with the protein product MPYQYPALTPEQKKELSDIAHRIVAPGKGILAADESTGSIAKRLESIGAENTEENRRFYRQLLLTADDRVNPCIGGVILFHETLYQKADDGRSFPQVIKSKGGVVGIKVDKGVVPLAGTNGETTTQGLDDLSERCAQYKKDGADFAKWRCVLKIGEHTPSALAIMENANVLARYASICQQNGIVPIVEPEILPDGDHDLKRCQYVTEKVLAAVYKALSDHHIYLEGTLLKPNMVTPGHACTQKFSNEEIAMATITALRRTVPPAVPGVTFLSGGQSEEEASINLNAINKCPLLKPWALTFSYGRALQASALKAWGGKKENVKAAQEEFIKRALANSLACQGKYTPSGQSGEAASASLFISNHAY